One bacterium DNA segment encodes these proteins:
- a CDS encoding NDP-sugar synthase, with product MKALVLAAGFGTRMLPLTNRISKVCLPLAGVPALVRVLRGLRAQGVDSCMVNLHHGAESVEESLDAWGERPLYSPEKEILGTGGALAQASAWLAGGTFLLVNGDCSYSGFCLEEALRFHRERGAAATLVLIDMPREGRYGAVETDSRGRVVRIAGRPEGAPTGGQALHFCGIHIIEPELLTRLRPVFSEIIRNLYLPMIADGEPLYGFHTAFEWRDLGTPRLYLEAQFEFLRREAAAPEHSLCAAGCRLETGSSVGPLADLGRNVRLEQDCRVERSVLMAGASLGRGCRVSGCVMAPGVALEAGTIIENMLVAPGPDGLEMRSWVVS from the coding sequence ATGAAAGCCCTGGTCCTGGCCGCCGGATTCGGCACGCGCATGCTGCCGCTGACAAACCGGATTTCGAAAGTCTGCCTGCCGCTGGCCGGTGTGCCAGCGCTGGTGCGGGTGCTGCGCGGGCTGCGCGCGCAGGGGGTCGATTCCTGCATGGTGAACCTGCACCACGGCGCAGAAAGCGTGGAGGAGAGCCTCGACGCGTGGGGCGAGCGGCCGCTGTATTCGCCGGAGAAAGAAATCCTGGGCACCGGCGGCGCTCTGGCGCAGGCCTCGGCCTGGCTGGCGGGCGGCACTTTCCTGCTGGTCAACGGCGATTGCAGCTACAGTGGGTTCTGTCTGGAAGAGGCGTTGCGCTTTCACCGCGAGCGCGGGGCGGCCGCGACCCTGGTGCTGATCGACATGCCACGGGAGGGCCGCTACGGGGCGGTTGAGACGGACAGCCGGGGACGCGTGGTGCGGATCGCCGGGCGGCCCGAGGGAGCGCCAACCGGGGGACAGGCCCTGCATTTCTGCGGTATTCATATTATCGAGCCGGAGCTGCTGACGCGGTTGCGGCCGGTGTTCTCGGAAATAATCCGGAACCTTTACCTGCCGATGATCGCCGACGGCGAGCCGCTTTACGGGTTCCACACCGCCTTCGAATGGCGCGACCTGGGCACGCCCCGGCTTTATCTTGAAGCCCAGTTCGAGTTCTTGCGGCGTGAGGCCGCCGCTCCGGAGCATTCGCTCTGTGCGGCGGGCTGCCGCCTGGAGACGGGAAGCAGCGTGGGGCCCCTGGCCGACCTGGGGCGGAACGTGCGCCTGGAGCAGGACTGCCGGGTGGAGCGTTCGGTGCTGATGGCTGGAGCGAGCCTCGGCCGGGGCTGCCGGGTCAGCGGCTGCGTGATGGCTCCGGGCGTGGCGCTGGAGGCCGGGACGATAATTGAAAATATGCTCGTCGCTCCGGGGCCGGATGGTCTGGAAATGCGCTCCTGGGTGGTCAGTTGA
- a CDS encoding dockerin type I domain-containing protein — MFGNRGASQVLTLLAATLICAGQALAQTSLKVVSATGAAGSDVTVKVTVTSDKNISGAEFQMSFDKSKLTFKQAAKGSAAASMFMTDPTVPTVGDQTVSADSSKLYIQLIDSTQTHPIASGTDREVVLVTFTIKSGVTGSVPVTLSGVSLSDAAGASISATTTDGEVTVGSGVDIQLSVTDGRGPAGSDVTVKVMADVNREAVGLNFGLVFDKNKLTLKSVARGAAAPGVDSLDIYTDIAAANAAGKIEVWLLDYFFGQTGANPLKVGKSKEIYKFTFTINSGAEDGEVPVTLSGIEAGAIEGGESVLLTYSSLGGIVTIGGAPGDVDGNGKLDVFDLLGLLKVLSGAQVGNGLSDVDGNGKIDIFDLLALLKKLSGN, encoded by the coding sequence ATGTTCGGTAACAGGGGCGCCTCACAGGTTTTAACACTTCTGGCCGCGACATTGATCTGCGCCGGCCAGGCGCTTGCCCAGACCAGTTTGAAAGTCGTATCAGCCACAGGTGCGGCAGGTTCGGATGTTACGGTCAAGGTCACTGTGACCTCTGACAAGAATATCTCGGGCGCCGAGTTCCAGATGAGTTTCGATAAGTCCAAGTTGACTTTCAAGCAGGCAGCCAAAGGCTCCGCTGCAGCCAGCATGTTCATGACCGACCCGACAGTGCCCACCGTAGGCGACCAGACCGTGAGCGCCGATAGCAGCAAGCTCTACATCCAGTTGATCGATTCGACCCAGACCCATCCGATCGCCTCCGGCACTGACCGCGAGGTCGTGCTGGTCACGTTCACGATCAAGAGCGGGGTTACGGGCAGCGTGCCGGTGACCCTGAGTGGTGTGTCGCTGTCGGACGCCGCTGGCGCATCGATCAGCGCCACCACGACCGACGGTGAGGTGACAGTCGGCTCGGGCGTGGACATACAGCTCAGCGTGACCGACGGGCGCGGGCCGGCCGGCTCCGACGTTACGGTCAAGGTGATGGCGGATGTCAACCGTGAGGCCGTGGGCCTGAATTTCGGCCTGGTGTTCGACAAGAACAAGCTCACCCTCAAATCCGTCGCCCGCGGCGCCGCCGCCCCCGGCGTGGACAGCCTGGACATCTACACCGATATCGCCGCGGCCAACGCCGCCGGCAAGATCGAAGTTTGGCTGCTGGACTATTTCTTCGGCCAGACCGGCGCCAACCCGCTCAAGGTCGGAAAAAGCAAGGAAATCTACAAGTTCACCTTCACGATAAACAGCGGTGCGGAGGACGGCGAGGTGCCGGTGACACTGTCCGGGATCGAGGCCGGGGCGATTGAGGGCGGCGAGTCCGTGCTGCTCACCTACTCCTCGTTGGGCGGCATTGTCACGATCGGCGGCGCGCCCGGGGATGTGGACGGCAACGGCAAGCTGGACGTGTTCGACCTGCTCGGCCTGCTCAAGGTCCTGAGCGGCGCCCAGGTCGGCAACGGTCTGAGCGATGTGGACGGCAACGGCAAGATCGATATCTTCGACCTGCTCGCCCTGCTGAAAAAGCTGTCCGGCAACTGA
- the gltB gene encoding glutamate synthase large subunit, with product MDRSEPNQQRNLYEPEFEHDSCGVGFIADINGRPSHEIIRSGIQILVNLTHRGAVADDPETGDGAGIMIQVCDSFFRRVASEAGLELPESGKYAVGMVFLPMEAEDRAFCEKALEQAVEEAGTKFIGWRDVPVNAQSLGRGARASQPFVRQAFVSDPIGAREAFERRLYLARKIAENRVRDWAAGRALRFHLPSFSSRTVVYKGLMLAHQVPLFYEELNDPALTSSLALVHQRYSTNTFPSWELAQPFRFLAHNGEINTLRGNINWMRAREATIESPLYGEDIRKLRPIITPGGSDSFALDNMVEMLTNCGRSLPHSLMMLIPEAWGEKYQMSQDKRGFYEYHSILMEPWDGPAAIAFTDGRIIGGCLDRNGLRPARYVVTTDDRIVMASEVGVLEFPPEQIRSKGRIGPGQMLIVDTEQKRILFDPEIKAVISRLQPYRRWVMENRIELRGLFDCAMPVRPERETLTSRQMAFGYTDEDMNVILRPMAETGGEPVGSMGNDTPLAVLSDKPKLLYSYFKQLFAQVTNPAIDPIREQLVMSLMSYIGREANLLNETPLNARLLKLSRPILTNDDLDKLKGSQDDKFRTRTISMLFDASRGVEGALDTLNKCYAEAEQAVHEGYALIVLSDRGIGPDQAAVPSLLALSAVHHHLIRVGLRTRIGLVIETGEAREVTHFAMLLAFGASAIIPYLAFETVADLAISGRLKGGATVQDAIDHYIKAIEKGLLKIFSKMGISTVRSYRGAQMFEAVGVHEDVITRFFPGTVSRIGGVHLEGIVEETLIRHRGAFSSRNSATQMHTRAGEYNFRLDGEHHMWNPETIFQLQQATRSGDYETYKVFSKLANDRDRRLQNLRSLFDFAKGEPAPLDEVEPVESITRRFVSGAMSFGSISREVHETIAIAMNRLGGMSNSGEGGEDEERFKPLPNGDSRNSAIKQVASGRFGVTSYYLANARDMQIKISQGSKPGEGGQLPGFKVDENIARVRHSVPGVTLISPPPHHDIYSIEDLAQLIYDLKNANPRARVSVKLVSEVGVGTVAAGVAKARADVVVIAGDSGGTGASPLSSIKHAGIPWEIGLAETQQVLVMNNLRSRIRVQTDGQLKSGRDVVVAALLGAEEFGFATGCLIVLGCVMMRKCHLNTCPMGIATQDTRLREKFNGKPEYIQNYFRFIAREVREYMAAMGFRRFEDMVGRMDMLRTDTAIKHWKAAGVDLKRLLVPPEVTSGCSLHSSLSQPDILEGALDRELIEAAAPALEKREKVVIQRGIRNVNRTVGTLLSGEVSKRYGSIGLPPETIKVELNGSAGQSFGAFLAPGVALHLSGDANDYVGKGLSGGRLVIHPQAGTTFRAEDNIVVGNVVLYGATSGQAYFCGRAGERFAIRNSGAYAVVEGVGDHGCEYMTGGVVVVLGTTGLNFAAGMSGGIAYVFDEWRLFDQRCNLDTVDLESVTEEEDKALLNRMIEQHVKFTGSQAGRRILDNWHDKIHQFVKVMPMEYRRALGRMIKEDAETKRVEVWNG from the coding sequence ATGGACCGCAGTGAACCCAACCAGCAACGCAATCTATACGAACCGGAGTTCGAGCACGACAGCTGCGGCGTCGGCTTCATCGCCGATATCAACGGCCGGCCGAGCCACGAGATAATCCGCAGCGGGATCCAGATCCTGGTCAACCTGACCCATCGCGGCGCGGTGGCGGATGACCCGGAGACAGGCGACGGCGCCGGGATCATGATCCAGGTGTGCGACTCCTTTTTCCGGCGGGTGGCCTCCGAGGCCGGACTCGAGCTGCCGGAGAGCGGCAAATACGCCGTGGGCATGGTGTTCCTGCCCATGGAGGCCGAGGATCGCGCTTTTTGTGAGAAAGCCCTCGAGCAGGCGGTGGAGGAGGCCGGGACTAAATTCATCGGCTGGCGCGACGTACCGGTGAACGCGCAATCCCTGGGCCGCGGCGCCCGGGCCAGCCAGCCGTTCGTGCGGCAGGCTTTCGTGAGCGACCCCATCGGAGCGCGCGAGGCTTTCGAGCGCCGTTTGTACCTGGCGCGCAAGATCGCCGAAAACCGCGTGCGCGACTGGGCCGCGGGCCGGGCGCTCCGTTTCCACCTGCCCAGCTTCTCCTCCCGCACTGTGGTCTACAAGGGCCTGATGCTGGCCCACCAGGTGCCCCTGTTCTACGAGGAACTCAACGATCCGGCATTGACCAGCTCGCTGGCCCTGGTGCATCAGCGCTACAGCACCAACACGTTTCCCAGCTGGGAGCTGGCCCAGCCGTTCCGTTTCCTGGCCCACAACGGCGAGATCAACACCCTGCGCGGCAACATCAACTGGATGCGCGCCCGCGAGGCCACTATCGAGAGCCCGCTCTACGGCGAGGACATCCGCAAGCTGCGGCCGATCATCACCCCCGGCGGCAGCGATTCGTTCGCCCTGGACAACATGGTGGAGATGCTCACCAACTGCGGCCGCTCGCTGCCGCACTCGCTGATGATGCTGATCCCGGAGGCGTGGGGCGAAAAATACCAGATGAGCCAGGACAAGCGCGGTTTCTACGAGTACCATAGCATCCTGATGGAGCCGTGGGACGGGCCGGCGGCTATCGCTTTCACCGACGGCCGCATTATCGGCGGTTGCCTGGACCGCAACGGCCTGCGCCCGGCGCGCTATGTCGTGACCACCGATGACCGCATAGTCATGGCCAGCGAGGTGGGCGTGCTGGAGTTCCCGCCCGAGCAAATCCGCAGCAAGGGCCGTATCGGCCCGGGCCAGATGCTGATCGTGGACACGGAGCAGAAACGCATCCTGTTCGACCCCGAGATCAAGGCCGTGATCAGCCGCCTTCAGCCCTACCGCCGCTGGGTCATGGAGAACCGGATCGAGCTGCGCGGGCTGTTCGACTGCGCCATGCCGGTGCGCCCGGAGCGCGAAACCCTGACCAGCCGCCAGATGGCGTTCGGCTACACGGATGAGGACATGAACGTGATCCTGCGTCCGATGGCCGAGACCGGCGGCGAGCCGGTCGGCTCGATGGGCAACGACACTCCTCTGGCCGTGCTGAGCGACAAGCCCAAGCTGCTGTACAGCTATTTCAAGCAGCTTTTCGCTCAGGTGACCAACCCGGCCATCGACCCGATCCGCGAGCAGTTGGTGATGTCGCTGATGAGCTACATCGGGCGCGAGGCCAACCTTCTGAACGAGACCCCGCTCAACGCGCGTCTGCTCAAGCTCAGCCGCCCGATCCTGACCAACGACGACCTGGACAAGCTCAAGGGCAGCCAGGACGACAAGTTCCGCACTCGCACCATCTCGATGCTGTTCGACGCTTCCCGCGGGGTCGAGGGGGCGCTGGACACGCTGAACAAGTGCTACGCCGAGGCCGAACAGGCAGTGCACGAGGGCTACGCACTGATCGTGCTGAGCGACCGGGGCATCGGCCCGGACCAGGCCGCGGTGCCAAGCCTTCTGGCCCTCTCGGCGGTGCACCACCACCTGATCCGGGTTGGGCTGCGCACCAGGATCGGCCTGGTGATCGAGACCGGCGAGGCGCGCGAGGTGACCCATTTCGCCATGCTCCTGGCTTTCGGCGCCAGCGCGATAATCCCCTACCTGGCCTTCGAGACCGTGGCCGATCTGGCGATCAGCGGCCGTCTCAAGGGCGGCGCCACGGTGCAGGACGCCATCGACCACTACATCAAGGCCATCGAGAAAGGGCTGCTCAAGATATTCTCGAAAATGGGCATCTCCACGGTGCGCAGCTACCGCGGCGCGCAGATGTTCGAGGCGGTGGGCGTGCACGAGGACGTGATCACGCGGTTCTTCCCGGGCACGGTTTCCCGGATCGGCGGGGTGCACCTGGAGGGCATAGTCGAGGAGACCCTGATCCGCCACCGCGGGGCTTTCAGCAGCCGCAACAGCGCCACGCAGATGCACACCCGCGCCGGGGAGTACAATTTCCGGCTCGACGGCGAACACCACATGTGGAACCCGGAGACGATTTTCCAGCTCCAGCAGGCCACGCGCAGCGGCGATTACGAGACCTACAAGGTTTTCTCCAAGCTGGCCAACGACCGCGACCGCAGGCTGCAGAACCTGCGCAGCCTGTTCGATTTCGCCAAGGGCGAGCCGGCGCCGCTGGACGAGGTGGAGCCGGTGGAGAGCATCACCCGGCGCTTTGTCTCCGGGGCGATGAGTTTCGGCTCGATCAGCCGCGAGGTGCACGAGACAATCGCCATTGCCATGAACCGCCTGGGCGGGATGAGCAACAGCGGCGAGGGCGGCGAGGACGAGGAGCGGTTCAAGCCCCTGCCCAACGGAGACAGCCGCAACAGCGCGATCAAGCAGGTGGCTTCGGGACGTTTCGGCGTGACCAGCTACTACCTGGCCAACGCGCGCGACATGCAGATAAAGATTTCCCAGGGCTCCAAGCCCGGCGAGGGCGGACAGCTCCCCGGGTTCAAGGTGGATGAGAACATCGCCCGGGTGCGCCACAGCGTGCCGGGGGTGACCCTGATCTCGCCGCCGCCGCACCACGACATCTACTCCATCGAGGACCTGGCCCAACTGATCTACGACCTGAAGAACGCCAACCCGCGCGCCCGTGTCTCGGTCAAGCTGGTCTCGGAGGTGGGGGTGGGCACGGTGGCCGCGGGTGTGGCCAAGGCGCGGGCGGATGTGGTGGTGATCGCCGGCGATTCCGGCGGCACCGGGGCCTCGCCGCTCAGCTCGATCAAGCACGCCGGCATTCCCTGGGAGATCGGCCTGGCCGAGACCCAGCAGGTGCTGGTGATGAACAACCTGCGCAGCCGGATACGGGTGCAGACCGACGGCCAGCTCAAGAGCGGCCGGGATGTGGTGGTGGCCGCCCTGCTCGGGGCCGAGGAGTTCGGGTTCGCCACCGGCTGCCTGATTGTCCTGGGCTGCGTGATGATGCGCAAGTGCCACCTGAACACCTGCCCGATGGGCATCGCCACCCAGGATACACGCCTGCGCGAGAAATTCAACGGCAAGCCGGAATACATTCAGAATTATTTCCGCTTCATCGCCCGGGAGGTGCGCGAGTACATGGCCGCGATGGGCTTCCGGCGCTTCGAGGACATGGTCGGCCGCATGGACATGCTGCGCACCGACACCGCGATCAAGCACTGGAAAGCCGCGGGCGTCGACCTCAAGCGCCTGCTCGTCCCGCCGGAGGTCACCTCCGGCTGCTCGCTGCACAGCAGCCTGAGCCAGCCGGACATCCTGGAGGGCGCCCTGGACCGCGAGCTGATCGAGGCGGCGGCCCCGGCCCTGGAGAAACGGGAGAAGGTTGTTATCCAGCGCGGCATCCGCAACGTTAACCGCACGGTGGGCACTCTGCTCAGCGGCGAGGTCTCCAAGCGCTACGGCTCGATCGGCCTGCCGCCCGAGACCATCAAGGTCGAGCTGAACGGCTCGGCGGGCCAGAGCTTCGGTGCGTTCCTGGCGCCCGGCGTGGCCCTGCACCTGTCCGGGGATGCCAACGATTACGTGGGCAAGGGCCTGAGCGGCGGACGTCTGGTGATCCATCCCCAGGCGGGAACCACGTTCCGGGCCGAGGACAATATCGTGGTGGGCAATGTGGTGCTCTACGGCGCCACCAGCGGCCAGGCCTATTTCTGCGGCCGGGCCGGCGAGCGTTTCGCCATCCGCAACAGCGGCGCCTACGCCGTGGTGGAGGGCGTGGGTGACCACGGCTGCGAGTACATGACCGGCGGGGTGGTGGTGGTGCTGGGCACCACCGGGCTCAATTTCGCGGCCGGAATGAGCGGCGGCATCGCCTATGTGTTCGACGAGTGGCGGCTGTTTGACCAGCGCTGCAACCTGGACACGGTGGATCTGGAGTCCGTGACCGAGGAGGAGGACAAGGCGCTGCTCAACCGGATGATCGAACAGCATGTCAAGTTCACCGGCAGCCAGGCCGGGCGGCGCATCCTGGACAACTGGCACGACAAGATACACCAGTTCGTCAAGGTCATGCCGATGGAGTACCGACGTGCCCTGGGCCGCATGATCAAGGAAGACGCGGAAACGAAACGGGTGGAGGTCTGGAATGGGTAA